The DNA window GAGAAGAGGGAccgcgggggagggggagaagagtgactgcagggagggggagaaagGGACCgcggggaggggggagaagagggaccgcggggaggggggagaagagtgactgcagggaggggggagaagagtgactgcagggaggggggagaagagtgactgcagggaggagggagaagagTGACTGCGGGGAGGGGGGACAAGAGTGACTGTGGGGAGGGGGGACAAGAGTGAccgcagggaggggggagaagagtgactgcagggagaagagtgactgcagggagaagagtgactgcagggagaagagtgactgcagggaggggggacaAGAGTGACTGTGGGGAGGGGGGaccacagggagggaggagaagagTGACTGCGGGGAGAAGAGtgactgcagggaggaggagaagagtgactgcagggaggggggagaagagggaCTGCAGGGATGGGGGAGAAGAGGGACTGCAGGGAGTGGGGAGAAAAgtgactgcagggaggggggaaggaagtgactgcagggagggggagaagagtgACCGCAGGGAGAAGAGtgactgcaggggaggggggagaagagtgactgcagggaggggggagaagagtgACTGCAGGGAGGAGGGACAAGAGGGACCGCAGGGAGGAGGGACAAGAGGACCGCAGGGAGGAGGGACAAGAGGGACCgcagggagagggacaagagggaccGCAGGGAGGAGGGACAAGAGGGACCGCAGGGAGGAGGGACAAGAGGGAccgcaggaggaggacagaggccgCAGGGAGGAGGGACAAGAGGGACAGCAGGGAGGAGGGACAAGAGGGACCGCTGGGAGGAGGGAGAAGAGTGAccgcagggagggggagaagagggaccgcggggaggggggagagagggaccgcaggggagggggagaagagggaccgcggggagggggagaagagggaccgcagggagggaggagaagagggaccGCGGGGAGCGAAGAGGGACCGCGGGGAGGGGACCGCGGGGAGCGAAGAGGGACCGCGGGAGGGGGGCGAAGAGGGACCGCGGGGAGGGGGCGAAGAGGGACCgcggggaggggggagaagaggaCCGCGGGGAGGGGGAAGAAAGAGGACCGCGGGGAGGGGGAGAAGTGGGACCGCGGGGAGGGGGGGAGAAGAGGGACCGCGGGGGAGGGTCCAGGGACCCCGGTTTGACACTCACGTTTACCGCCTGTGATTGGGGGAAGGTGACATCTATGACACTGACCCCAGGGCGCGCCCCGTCTCCCACCTGCAGGGACTGCGCGGCTCGGATGCTGCAGGCTGCTGCCGGCTCCATGCTGGTGCTGCGGTATGTGTGTGCACAGCGCCCTGCACCTGCCCTCAGTAAAGATGGCCGCCGCCGCTTCTCTCCGCTGTCTCTCTGTTCTGTTCCCctaacaaacatggccgccgccgCGGTCACGTGCCCGTCCTCTCCAACAATCTCCATGGAAATATCGAGCCTCGCTGTGTCACATGACTCACGTCCACTACGTGCCACCTGCTCCGGCTGTCACGTGAGGCCCTGCCCCCAGGTGTGGCCGAGCCAATCAGTGAAGGCGGAAGGAACCACTGTAAGTGGGGCAGGGGTGAGCCCGGAGTCTTGTTTCCCCCCAGAGGCGTAGAGATGGCGCAGGTGAGTGATGTGACAGCTCCCGCCATAACCCGCGGCTTGTCCTGAGCGGGAGAACTACATGTCCCAGCACGACCCCCGCATTACACGTGAGAGAGGGGAAAAGTGTCcgggaggaggaggcggggaggtgtcgggaggaggaggaggcggggaggtgtctgggaggaggaggaggcagggaggtgtctgggaggaggaggaggcagggaggtgtccgggaggaggaggaggcagggaggtgtctgggaggaggaggaggcagggaggtgtctgggaggaggaggaggaggcagggaggtgtctggaggaggaggaggcagggaggtgtctgggaggaggaggaggcagggaggtgtctgggaggaggaggaggcagggaggtgtctgggaggaggaggcggcggggaggtgtctgggaggaggaggaggcggggaggtgtctggaggaggaggcggcggggaggtgtctgggaggaggaggaggcgggaggTGTCCGGGAGAGAGGAGGCgggaggtgtccgggaggaggaggaggcgggaggtgtccgggaggaggaggaggcggcagggaggtgtctgggaggaggaggaggcagggaggtgtctgggaggaggaggaggcagggaggtgtctgggaggaggaggaggcagggaggtgtctgggaggaggaggaggcagggaggtgtctgggaggaggaggaggcagggaggtgtctgggaggaggaggaggcagggagggtgtctgggaggaggaggaggcggggaggtgtctgggaggaggaggaggcagggaggtggctgggaggaggaggaggcagggaggtgtctgggaggaggaggaggcagggaggtgtctgggaggaggaggaggcagggaggtgtctgggaggaggaggaggcagggaggtgtctgggaggaggaggaggcagggaggtgtctgggaggaggaggaggcagggaggtgtctgggaggaggaggaggcagggaggtgtctgggaggaggaggaggcagggaggtgtctgggaggaggaggaggcagggaggtgtctgggaggaggaggaggcagggaggtgtctgggaggaggaggaggcaggaggtgtctgggaggaggaggaggcagggaggtgtctgggaggaggaggaggcagggaggtgtctgggaggaggaggaggcagggaggtgtctgggaggaggaggaggcagggaggtgtctgggaggaggaggaggcggggaggtgtccgggaggaggaggaggcggggaggtgtccgggaggaggaggaggcggggaggtgtctgggaggaggaggaggcggggaggtgtccgggaggaggcagggaggtgtctgggaggaggaggaggcagggaggtgtctgggaggaggaggaggcagggaggtggcagggaggtgtctgggaggaggaggaggcagggaggtgtctgggaggaggaggaggcagggaggtgtctgggaggaggaggaggcagggaggtgtctgggaggaggaggaggcagggaggtgtccgggaggaggaggaggaggcagggaggtgtctgggaggaggaggaggcggggaggtgtctgggaggaggaggaggcagggaggtgtctgggaggaggaggaggcagggaggtgtctgggaggaggcagggaggtgtctgggaggaggcagggaggtgtctgggaggaggaggaggcagggaggtgtctgggaggaggaggaggcagggaggtgtccgggaggaggaggaggaggcggggaggtgtccgggaggaggaggaggaggcggggaggtgtccgggaggaggaggaggaggcggggaggtgtccgggaggaggaggaggaggcggggaggtgtccgggaggaggaggcggggaggtgtccgggaggaggaggaggaggcagggaggtgtctgggaggaggaggaggcagggaggtgtctgggaggaggaggaggcggggaggtgtctgggaggaggaggaggcggggaggtgtctgggaggaggaggaggcggggaggtgtctgggaggaggaggaggcggggaggtgtccgggaggaggcagggaggtgtctgggaggaggaggaggcagggaggtgtctgggaggaggaggaggcagggaggtggcagggaggtgtctgggaggaggaggaggcagggaggtgtctgggaggaggaggaggcagggaggtgtctgggaggaggaggaggcagggaggtgtccgggaggaggaggaggaggcagggaggtgtctgggaggaggaggaggcggggaggtgtctgggaggaggaggaggcagggaggtgtctgggaggaggaggaggcagggaggtgtctgggaggaggcagggaggtgtctgggaggaggcagggaggtgtctgggaggaggaggaggcagggaggtgtctgggaggaggaggaggcggggaggtgtccgggaggaggaggaggaggcggggaggtgtccgggaggaggaggaggaggcggggaggtgtccgggaggaggaggaggaggcggggaggtgtccgggaggaggaggcggggaggtgtccgggaggaggaggaggaggcggggaggtgtccgggaggaggaggaggaggcggggaggtgtctgggaggaggaggaggcagggaggtgtctgggaggaggaggaggcagggaggtgtccgggaggaggaggaggcggggaggtgtccgggaggaggaggaggcggggaggtgtccgggaggaggaggaggcggggaggtgtccgggaggaggaggaggcggggaggtgtccgggaggaggaggaggcggggaggtgtccgggaggaggaggaggcggggaggtgtccgggaggaggaggaggcagggaggtgtcttggaggaggaggcagggaggaggaggcagggaggtgtctgggaggaggaggcagggaggtgtctggaaggaggaggcagggaggtgtctgggaggaggaggcagggaggtgtctgggaggaggaggcagggaggtgtctgggaggaggaggcagggaggtgtctgggaggaggaggcagggaggagaaggcagggaggtgtctgggaggaggaggcagggaggaggaggcagggaggaggaggcagggaggtgtctggcagggaggaggaggcagggaggaggaggcagggaggtgtccgggaggaggaggaggaggaggcagggaggtgtccgggaggaggaggaggaggaggaggcagggaggtgtccgggaggaggaggaggcagggaggtgtctgggaggaggaggaggcagggaggtgtctgggaggaggaggaggaggcagggaggtgtctgggaggaggaggaggaggcagggaggtgtctgggaggaggaggaggaggaggcagggaggtgtctgggaggaggaggaggaggaggcagggaggtgtctgggaggaggaggcagggaggtgtctgggaggaggaggcagggaggtgtctgggaggaggtgtctgggaggaggtgtctgggaggaggtgtctgggaggaggaggcagggaggaggaggcagggaggaggaggcagggaggaggaggcagggaggtgtctggcAGGGAGGAGaaggcagggaggaggaggcagggaggtgtccgggaggaggaggaggcagggaggtgtccgggaggaggtgtccgggaggaggaggcagggaggaggaggcagggaggtgtccgggaggaggaggaggcagggaggtgtctgggaggaggaggaggaggcagggaggtgtctgggaggaggaggaggcagggaggtgtccgggaggaggcagggaggtgtccgggaggaggcagggaggtgtccgggaggaggcagggaggaggcagggaggtgtccgggaggaggaggaggcagggaggtgtccgggaggaggaggaggcagggaggtgtccgggaggaggaggaggcagggaggtgtccgggaggaggaggaggcagggaggtgtccgggaggaggaggaggcagggaggtgtccgggaggaggaggaggcagggaggtgtccgggaggaggaggaggcagggaggtgtctgggaggaggaggaggcagggaggtgtctgggaggaggaggaggcagggaggtgtctgggaggaggaggaggcagggaggtgtctgggaggaggaggaggcagggaggtgtctgggaggaggaggaggcagggaggtgtctgggaggaggaggaggcagggaggtgtctgggaggaggaggaggcagggaggtgtctgggaggaggaggaggcagggaggtgtctgggaggaggaggaggcagggaggtgtccgggaggaggaggaggaggaggcagggaggtgtccgggaggaggaggaggcagggaggtgtccgggaggaggaggaggaggcagggaggtgtccgggaggaggaggaggaggcagggaggtgtccgggaggaggaggaggaggcggggaggtgtccgggaggaggaggaggaggcagggaggtgtccgggaggaggaggaggcagggaggtgtccgggaggaggaggcggggaggtgtccgggaggaggaggaggcggggaggtgtccgggaggaggaggaggcggggaggtgtccgggaggaggaggaggcggggaggtgtccgggaggaggaggaggaggcggggaggtgtccgggaggaggaggaggaggcggggaggtgtccgggaggaggaggaggaggcggggaggtgtccgggaggaggaggaggaggcggggaggtgtccgggaggaggaggaggaggcggggaggtgtccgggaggaggaggaggaggcagggaggtgtccgggaggaggaggaggaggcagggaggtgtgtgggaggaggaggaggcggggaggtgtccgggaggaagaggaggcggggaggtgtccgggaggaggaggaggcggggaggtgtccgggaggaggaggaggcggggaggtgtccgggaggaggcagggaggaggcggggaggaggagaaggcagggaggtgtctgggaggaggaggaggcagggaggaggaggcagggaggtgtccgggaggaggaggaggcagggaggaggaggcagggaggtgtccgggaggaggaggaggaggcggggaggtgtccgggaggaggaggcagggaggtgtccgggaggaggaggcagggaggtgtgtgggaggaggaggaggcggggaggtgtccgggaggaggaggaggaggcagggaggtgtccgggaggaggaggcagggaggtgtgtgggaggaggaggaggcggggaggtgtccgggaggaggaggaggaggcggggaggtgtccgggaggaggaggaggcggggaggtgtccgggaggaggaggaggcggggaggtgtccgggaggaggaggaggcggggaggtgtctgggaggaggaggaggcagggaggtgtctgggaggaggcagggaggtgtccgggaggaggaggaggcggggaggtgtctgggaggaggaggaggcagggaggtgtctgggaggaggaggcagggaggtgtctgggaggaggcagggaggtgtccgggaggaggaggaggcggggaggtgtctgggaggaggaggaggcagggaggtgtctgggaggaggaggcagggaggtgtctgggaggaggcagggaggtgtccgggaggaggaggaggcggggaggtgtctgggaggaggaggaggcagggaggtgtctgggaggaggaggcagggaggtgtctgggaggaggcagggaggtgtccgggaggaggaggaggcggggaggtgtctgggaggaggaggaggcagggaggtgtctgggaggaggaggcagggaggtgtctgggaggaggaggaggcagggaggtgtctgggaggaggcagggaggtgtctgggaggaggaggcagggaggtgtctgggaggaggaggaggcgtcatggGGGGAGAATACATGGGCGTCATGGGGGGGTACATGGGcgccatatccccccccccccatatgacgCCCATGTATCCCCCCCATGACGCCCATGTATCCCCCCCATGACGCCCATGTATCCCCCCCATGACGCCCATGTATCCCCCCCATGACGCCCATGTATCCCCCCCATGACGcccatgtatccccccccccatgacgcccatgtatcccccccccctatgtTTGTGGGCAGCCAATGCCTCCGGTGCAGTTATTAGTTGGacccttctctgcttcctgtccctgtaGAGGTCGGGGGTCATCCTCCGGGTGGGAATGGAATCAGGACTAATGGACTTCTTTCTGCAGGTGATGAGGAAGTCCCGGGACGTGGCCGCTCTGTACCGTGGCCTCAGCCAGTTCCCGTCACTCTCCAGCGCCTCCATCGGACCGGATGTCACCACCCAATATGGCGGAAAGTACACCAACCTCTACACAGGTAACCAATGGACCGGGCATCAttctcaagatctctgcttgttgtcaatgACTAGAAACATTTGTGTCCTGTGATTTGTTACACTGTATCAGTGGTGGGGGGGAgacctgatacactgtaacgagaACTGAGCTGGAGGGTCCTGAGTGGAACCTGCAGATAGCTCCACCCACTGCCTGGCCCCTCCCCTCTCTCAGCCCCACTCCCATAAATGTCCCTGGCCCCTCCCCTCTCTCAGCCTGACCCACCTCTGACTCCATCTTTTAGgcccctccccatcacagcctttcCCCACCCTCTCTAGATGCCCCTCCCATTCTAAGGCAATGCTTGTGGATGCTCGGGGGAGGGTCTATCCTCTGGCTGACCCCGCCCCTTTGTCCCCAGAGTGGTCGCAGAGGGATCTGGACCGCGATGAGCAGGTGAAGTTCTGCCGCCAGTACATCGTCTTCCATGATAACAACGCCGTGGTCTATGCTGGTGCTTGTGGAAACGGCAGTGAAATCAAAGGAGAGTAAGTAAATGGGCGGAGCTCTGAGTGTTGGGGGTCTCCGCAGCGGGGGTCCTCTAACACCCCCCTATCATCTCTCTCCCCAGACTGCTGAGCCGGGAGTCGCCCTCAGGGGCTCTGAAGGCTGTTCTGCGAGAGACCAAGAATAAGAGCGGGGCGGAGGTGCAGTTTCTGGAGGTGAGACCCCTGGCGCCTCACTGTGGGGGTCCGGGGCCTCGGGGTCTCAGCTCACCAGCGCCTCCTCTCCTTTCAGGTCTGGGACAGAAACCGCAAGGTGAAAAGCATCAGTCTGACGGCGCTGGACAAACACGGGAAGGTGTACGAGGACGGTGAGTGGCGTCCCAGGGGGAGGGGCTAGCTGGTGTCTGGCTCCGCCCCTGCTCAGGGTGACTGTTTCATCCCCCGCAGAGCAGTTCGGGTGTCTGTCCTGGTCCCACTCAGAGACGCATCTGCTGTACATCGCCGAACACAAGAGACCGAAGAGCAAGTCCTTCTTTGATGCTGCAGATCCCATcaccgaggaggaggagggcggagcCACCAAAACCAGCAAGGTGAGGGATCCTCAGGGGTGGGGCTTATCATGTATCATACATCGCCTCCCCCTTAACTCTTTCCCTCCCGCCTGCAGGGGGAGCAGTTTGTTCTCCATGAGGATTGGGGCGAGGGTCTGGTGGATCGGAGCCTCCCGGTTCTGTGTGTCCTGGACATCGAGAGCGGGAACATCTCTGTGCTGGAGGGGATCCCCAATCACGTGTCTCCGGGTcaggtaagtatgtgcccccccccccctgataccCCCCCACCACGTGTCACACAGCACCTTCCTCTCTCCAGGCCTTCTGGTCCCCGGGGGACACGGGCGTGGTGTTTGTGGGCTGGTGGCACCAGCCCTACCGGATCGGCTTAAAGTACTGCGCCAACAGAAGGTAAGTGTATGAGACTGCACCCTCCAGAGCCGCAGCACCCACAACACTGACCACCTACCACCCCCTGTCTCCCCAGATCTGCCCTGTTCTATGTGGACCTGACCGGCGGGAAATGTGGTGAGCACCAAGACTATGaacccagcagaatagtgagtgcagctctggggtataatacaggatgttactcaggatcagtacaggataagtaatgtcatgtatgtacacagtgactgcaccagcagcagcagaatagtgagtgcagctctggggtataatacaggatgtaactcaggatcagtacaggataagtaatgtcatgtatgtacacagtgactgcaccagcagcagaatagtgagtgcagctctggggtataatacaggatgtaactcaggatcagtacaggataagtaatgtcatgtatgtacacagtgactgcaccagcagcagaatagtgagtgcagctctggggtataatacaggatgtaactcaggatcagtacaggataagtaatgtcatgtatgtacacagtgactgcaccagcagcagaatagtgagtgcagctctggggtataatacaggatgtaactcaggatcagtacaggataagtaatgtcatgtctgtacacagtgactgcaccagcagcagcagaatagtgagtgcagctctggagtataatacaggatgtaactcaggatcagtacaggataagtaatgtcatgtctgtacacagtgactgcaccagcagcagaatagctcgtgctggatcattctgctgtgaactgctgacgggtgtggttgtgttcagctgagctcctgcaccacctggagcaaacccaatccacccaggcctgctctctcctccccagggagggagtgggttctgtgggatgaatcctgcaggaaagtcccaggctcctgtctcccggaccaggccggcggggggcaggagaatccagttaccggccaaaactgatggcgtgagaagatctgcccggagccaaggacgcagcaatgtgacctcggctgccacccccaagacccagggaagccgcaaggtctccggaacacagaatattaaggcaagtaacatcagcctgagtgctcctcctggaaagctgagtgactgtgcgggaaagctgggtggttcagctgaaaagctgggtgctcacggaggtgtgcaaaaggcatggggtgatcttaaggcccgggagtctgctaccatctatggctcccggattgctgagcacctccgtgagtacgaggaagctggaaaagcgctgaggaggctccaggaggagataagggagaccttggccctagcgggggtggccactaagaagaaaaagtctgatcttcttaccaccatagacagactaaaagccgaggtcaccgctctggaagaAAAGCGTCATCTAATccgtgagcacagcggtccgtttcgtgagaaattagaaaacgacgcccggtttgatgatatgcgccaggataagctgagaaagctgaaggggcttcaggtccaggcggatgatggcgatgatgaggaggatgaggaagacctgccgtgtccgtctggtggcctgcaccaacaccagcaggcctcgcacgacaggctgcctgcggagcaagcgccattaccatcaggctgcggctctgccaacctggaggaggaaagtgatgacagcggccaggggggggcgctaatggctcagatccgtcagcttgagtccccagttcacctccagaacttctccttcggcgatgatatgccagatgacgacctaaagagaaagaagagagccaagaagaccaaggcgtctcaggaggtgaatctggtgtttcgtcccctccctgttccctccgggcgggcagcagtgccagcctgtcgtgtaggccccgttgcccagcccagcacgaatcctgcagtggactcggcgccagggtgcggggagagtgcaaagccacgttccatcatggcgcagagcaccagccttgtttgtagtagcaaggatggtgcagggaaggcatcggccgaaaggccggacagtgagggcgatccagcaggtcctggtactgtgcgctgccccctagtgggaggggggggtggcccagtgccaggggcagtggcggtggctcctgtggcccttagcgctgttgcttgctctggtgagcagcggcagcgtgatggggctgctggggcttgtagtgcggcgcctcccaaacatcccgtgcagcctgcagagaaaagCGCAGGAaaagtattattctgtattggtgcatcaaactctgaagacataaaaggggcaaaaaaactgtctgcagtctgtaaggacaagaggcctctaccaccaatcgagcagcgatgctcaaacatcataaaaactgctggacaacaaggggttaatgccaatgaggcagagggcacaagtaagatcggggttggagctgcctcttctcaggctgtatcagctatg is part of the Engystomops pustulosus unplaced genomic scaffold, aEngPut4.maternal MAT_SCAFFOLD_546, whole genome shotgun sequence genome and encodes:
- the APEH gene encoding LOW QUALITY PROTEIN: acylamino-acid-releasing enzyme (The sequence of the model RefSeq protein was modified relative to this genomic sequence to represent the inferred CDS: inserted 1 base in 1 codon), producing MAQVMRKSRDVAALYRGLSQFPSLSSASIGPDVTTQYGGKYTNLYTEWSQRDLDRDEQVKFCRQYIVFHDNNAVVYAGACGNGSEIKGELLSRESPSGALKAVLRETKNKSGAEVQFLEVWDRNRKVKSISLTALDKHGKVYEDEQFGCLSWSHSETHLLYIAEHKRPKSKSFFDAADPITEEEEGGATKTSKGEQFVLHEDWGEGLVDRSLPVLCVLDIESGNISVLEGIPNHVSPGQAFWSPGDTGVVFVGWWHQPYRIGLKYCANRRSALFYVDLTGGKCVTLSCDSSAVFSPRLSPDRCRVVYLRCSVFGPHQQCCQMLMYDWYTRVTSIVVDMVPRCADGRFGGIYTSLLAPLCWAADSRRVILDTAQRSQQALYAVDTMTGQVTSLHSGESSPGSWKLMVIDRDLLIVRFSSPNCPPTVVKGGFLPAAGQESDISWVSLEEEKPMVEIDWSYKTHRPPPEEENPQYPGLDFESILLRPQGPPTEGGLPLVVFPHGGPHSVFVSEWMLFPXALCRMGCAVQL